Genomic window (Drosophila albomicans strain 15112-1751.03 chromosome X, ASM965048v2, whole genome shotgun sequence):
TGATAGCTGGCGCCCAACTTCAGTTCACAATCATGGGTATGTGCTGCAATTTGGCATTTAAGTTATGTTTGTTTAGAAGACTGTTTAGTATTTACCCCGTAAACGTATTAGAATTGGCCTGTAGACGCGATTTGGTTGTCGGCTTGTTGTCTCCACAGAGGCGCTGggtaaaattgcaattatacAATAATTCTCAGTCACACGCAACTTTTGATATTCGCTCATGGACTGTGAACAATTGGGACACAAAGGCGCTGCAAGAAAAAccaagaaaatttaataaagtgtCTATCCAGAGATTAGCAAAACACTTGCCTTCTGTGGAATTGCTTCGAATCGCGTTGCGTTTGCAGTTGCCGCTGCAGTACCAAATAGATTGCAAgctatcaattaaattataagaattttaaatgacTAATAAGTTAACAAAAACTCTTTCAATGATAGATATTGACACCTCTAATAAAATACTAGTATATATAGTGTTTCTAGCCTTTAGTTTTTGAGAAAGTTCTGACCGAAGGATGTGCTCGACTGTTGAAGAATTTACACATCTACCTTATAGAGTTCCACATAAAtatactctatatacataaatataataaatacccTTCCAAGAGTATGGTTGTACAAAAAGATTGCCAACTATTTGTGAGTGAAAGCAACTTACACCAATATTTCTGGAGGTGTGTAAGCGGAAAGGATGCCGTGTACTAAGGAGATGCCCAGTGGACAATTGTACTTGGTGGGACAGAAGATCAGACACTTCTGGAGCGGAATGTCCAGCAGACGCCACTGGGTATGCAACTGGGCAATATCTATGGCCTTGGGaccgttgttgctgttcgccTTGAGCAAGTCGCGCACCAGGCCGTAAACGGAGTATTTGACGGCTTCGTCAAACTGCAAGGGTTCGCGATAGATGAAATGCAGTAGTTGTTGACCGTGCTTCACTAGATCCGTGTAATCAAAATCGAGACGAATCAAAATCGGAGCAAGTGCCTCCTCCGGCTTGCGCGTTTCCGTGTAATTGTTCGTAAACTTTGCGACTGCTTCTTCAATCAAGCCGAACAACTCCGTATCACGGTAATActtttcaattagtttttgCTCATGAAatctaaattcaaatttggaATTTAACTCATCGCAGACTCCTTTAATTTCCTCTTTACTCACTGGCTGTAGCGTTGTGTGGTATTTCCGCTGCTGTTTGTATTATCCGAAGATTGCGTTGTAATCGAGGTACtaacattaaacatttttcatttactgGCATTAAACAGCCAACAAAATTGAGCAAACTACTTATTTCTATATCAACAAAATTCGAATCCAGCTCTAtgcgcaaatatttgtaaagtaTGGCAGCACTATTCAACGAGAACAATGCTGCCACCCAGCAAGCAAATATTGCAATCGCAATCGTTATCGAAACGAGCACATGGCAATCTCCGATAACTGCTTCAGCGATAATACGCAAAATTCAAATCGGCAAGAAGCGCCAAGCCAAGAAAGCGTGGCATCGTCGAATCGTCCCCATTGCTTATGAAAGTACGTATGTacaaatattagaaaatttatTCAAAGATCTCTAtaggtattaaaaaaaaagcttcatgtcctataatatttttgttttgttttacacAAGATTTATTTGATAAACATTTCATGTGTAAAAATATAGCAGCTCTTCACGCTACCCCACCACACCATAGTTCCATTCAATGCACGCTTAAAATTGATAGAAAACGCTTTCGCTACTAACATATAGAAATTTACACCAAACGTAAAGTATCAAATTTTAATCGGACATTAAACAAAacgttatttgttatttgtgtgttgtttttatgatgttgtggattttgttttgtatctCCTTAACGGTTAGACTTGGCAACACGCTCCAATTCGTCTTTCTTCTTGATGGCGTACGAGTTGGATGAACCCTGAAAGAGAAGGAAGTGAAAGCAAATTAGATAaactcatttatttaaataaattcattaaaaagggttaaattattatttgttcttTTACGTTTCTCGTGTGCACAGATGAGGTTAGCATCCAGCACAAGGATAATAAAAGAGTTGATTAATTACTATCGTCCAAAAGCGAGTCTGCATCAATATCCAGTGTCATGACGCAGAATTAGACTGGACATAAAGAGATGATTCATTTACTCAATTAACAATATTGTTCTTCTACGTTTCTCGTGTGCAAGCCGAGGAGTTGCACAACAAGCACAAGGATAATAAAAGACATTGAATTTCTATTGTCCAAAAGCGAGTCTACGCCAATATCCAAGTGACATGACATAGAATTAGACTGGACATAAGTTACAACTGGTAAGTGATCTAATAATTATGAAGAATTGTTCTTTTACGTTTCTCGTGTGCCAAATGAGTGTTATACATGTGGCACAAGGATAATAAAAGACATTTATCGTTGCTATCGTCCAAAAGCGAGTCTGCGTCAATATCCAATGACATGACGCAGAATTAGACTGGACATACTTAGAAATCCATTGTTAAGTAGTGTGAAACCCAACTGACTAACTGAATAGTGTATATATTAATGATATTTACCTTGGCGGCGTTGATCAGCTCATCAGCCAAGCACTCGGCAATGGTCTTGATGTTTCTGAAAGCAGCCTCACGGGCACCAGTGCACAGCAGCCAGATAGCCTGCAAAAAGTAAGAGACAATTTAATAAGACATTCAAAAGAACTCAATTCGAATTGCGATAATGTTGCAAATGTTTCTTCAGTTCATACGGCAAATGTCGGCAATTTACACATTGTACCGCTACGGATaagatagatatatatttgttattgccCACGTTATAAGAACGCAATCGCAGTGGGAACTGCGCACCATCGTAGTGGGCAGATGACAAATGGAATCATGAATGTGAACGGAATTTTTACCTGGTTGACGCGACGCAAGGGCGACACATCCACAGCCTGACGACGGACGGTACCAGCACGACCGATACGGGTGGAGTCCTCACGAGGTCCAGAGTTGATGATGGCGCTGACCAAGATCTGTAAACGGAAATAgattccaaattaatattttgtacagAATGTCAAGCAAAGTGATGAAGGAAGTGGAATCAAGTGTGGTTTTAAGTTCCAAGAGAGCGGGAAGAGGAGTTATGAATCTTCGAGCACTAGGATATTAAAACCTTTTCGTTTAATATGAGTCCATTTAAGAGTATGCTCAGTTTGCGGCACAGCAATCAAGCCGCCTGGCATTGAGGAGGACTACAATGGGGATCaatagttgtttttgttgatttttgaaCTTTATTAAGGAACGCATCTTTTAGCCAATGCCCTTAAGAGGAATAGTATATCATGGGTTTTAATGTAGTCCACTTGAATACCACACCAGCGTCTGATTCACTGATGCGGTTTTAGTCCTGGACATAATTTGGGTGTTTCAGTTTCGGATTAATGTAGTTTTAAGTTCCAAGAGAGCGGGAAGAGGAATTGTGAATCTTCGAGCACTAGGATATTAAAACTCTCATTGATATTAGTCCGTTTTGAGTTTAGATGCTCAGCTACAGTCTGGCAATTGAACTGTCTAGCATTGAGGAGGACTATATAAGTGTTTCTTTTGTCatattgttgatttttgaCTTTATTAAGGTTCGCATCTTTGAGACAATGCCCTTAAGAGGAATAGTATATCATGGGCTTTGATGTAGACCATTTGAATACCACACCAGCGTCTAAATCACTGATGCGGTTTTAGTTGTGGTCATCAAAGCAAACATCCATTATTTCTGATTAAAGTGTGGTTTTAAGTTCCAAGAGAGCAAGAAGAGGTTTATGAATTCTTCAGGCACTAGGATATTAAAACAATCATTCACTATTAGTCCTTTTAGAGGATGCTCAGTTGCAGCAGATTAAATATAAACTGCCTGGCATTGAGGAGGACTACAGAGAGTAAACTGAAGAGTGCGGAATTGTAGTTTTAAGTTCCAAGAGAGCAGAAAGAGGGCTAATCTTTGGGCGCTAGGATATTAAAACAATCATTTGTTATTAGtctaatttgtaaaatatgccAAGTGCAAAAAGGAATTTGTAAGTTGCCTAGCATTGAGGTAGACTAAATTGGGAAAGTTTCTTCTATATGcttgtagttgcagttgcagttgtagtttCAAGTTCCAAGAGAGTAAGAAGAGTTGTGGCTTCAAACACTAGGATATTGAAACAAAGTTTAATCTGCGTGCACATTCTACCTGTCGTCCATGTGGGTTATATTGGTCAATAGACGCAGTTTAGCATGGCACGCTATAAGCAAATGTACTATACAGTATAAATAGTATGTTTATATACTGAACATATCTATCTCATTTACCTGCAGTGGGTTCTCGCCGGTGAGCAAGTGGATGATCTCGAAGGAGTGCTTGACAATGCGGCAAGCCATCAGCTTTTTGCCGTTGTTGCGTCCCTTCATCATCAGCGAGCAGGTCAAACGCTCCACAATGGGGCACTGG
Coding sequences:
- the LOC117569419 gene encoding uncharacterized protein LOC117569419 codes for the protein MFNVSTSITTQSSDNTNSSGNTTQRYSQFHEQKLIEKYYRDTELFGLIEEAVAKFTNNYTETRKPEEALAPILIRLDFDYTDLVKHGQQLLHFIYREPLQFDEAVKYSVYGLVRDLLKANSNNGPKAIDIAQLHTQWRLLDIPLQKCLIFCPTKYNCPLGISLVHGILSAYTPPEILVLQSIWYCSGNCKRNAIRSNSTEGKCFANLWIDTLLNFLGFSCSAFVSQLFTVHERISKVACD
- the LOC117569426 gene encoding 40S ribosomal protein S5a yields the protein MAEVAENVVENFEEPAPIETEAAEAVLDTNVVATTELPEIKLFGRWSCDDVTVNDISLQDYISVKEKFARYLPHSAGRYAAKRFRKAQCPIVERLTCSLMMKGRNNGKKLMACRIVKHSFEIIHLLTGENPLQILVSAIINSGPREDSTRIGRAGTVRRQAVDVSPLRRVNQAIWLLCTGAREAAFRNIKTIAECLADELINAAKGSSNSYAIKKKDELERVAKSNR